The genomic DNA tccctttatgCTCTTGGTGTGTCTTTGACATaaagtaaaatgacaaaattagcCAGGGTGATTTGGGAGGACCAGATTAGCTGTGCCAGTGAATAGAGTACATGTTCCCGAATTGGAAGGAAAATTGATCTAGCAGGCAGTGATTACCTGCCTTCAGTTAACACCTTAGATAACCATTTTACAAAAGTATGAATCCTTAATACCAGCTGTTGGCTTCTCCAGGAATATCTACTGCCTACAACCTGGTGGTTAGGAGATTGGGGATCTTAAAAGAAAGGCCATCTTTATTACTAGAAATGCAGAGTTCTGTGGCTCTGACATGACCTATCATTGTCCTTTCTCCCTTGCAGACTCTGTTTGCCGGCTACACAGACAACCTGGTGCGTGTGTGGCAGGTGACCATCGGCACCCGCTAGAAATATGGCAGAGCTCTAGGAATAAAACACTGGTTTTCTGACTTTTAGAAAGTGTCTTTTTCTGATAAACAAAAAAAGCTACTTTGTAATGCTATGCTACATCACAATGTCCTGTGTCTCGAGTATAGATCCTCTAGGTCTCCTTTAAGCCTGGAGAAAATGTTCTTCAGGAATAGTAAAACCTCAGTCCTAGCttataaagaaataacaaataggCATTTTGTCATTCCTCAAAGCCCGATTACAAAACAAATATTCTGAAACTCCTCAGGTTAGTCTGTCGAGTTGGGTCTTTTTGTTGGAGATTTTTGAATCCATCTATGATGAAGCAACTCTTCACTAGAAGAATTGCTGCTTAATAATTTTTACTCTTTCCATTGTTGGACACTAAAAATTGTACAGAGTGGTCTGCAGGTATTTGTAAATATAATCACAGCTGGCTTTTTTCTTCAAGTGGTGGGTAAGTAAGTAACATGCAGCATGTTGATGTAGCCTGTACAgatcttccatttccttttctgtcagCTCATAATGGTAATGAGATCTCTGGCTTTAGCTTCAACTTTTATGGTATTTCAGCTAGATAAAATCACACAGAAAGACTTTGGAAATGTGAAGATTCTTGGGAAAACCATAGTCCTAAAGCCACAATAGCAGCAAACAAACATCTTCAAGTGCATCCTGAAGAGGGTGCCAGTAAAAAAACAACTACTGTAGGTCATTCAGATGGGTCTAGGGAATGAGTATCAGTCTATGGGAATAAGGTCATGCTTGAGAAAGAGGGCTCACCAAATGTGACCAGTGCAAAAGGCAGGTTATCACAAGAAGGTACAATTAGTCCTCTGTTCTTTGGCATCACATTAGAGGAACTGGCTtactatggaaaaaaatgttgtCTCATCCTGTTTTTGTTCATCTAAAGGAAAGGACTCcacaaaagaagcaaataaactttttatttccaCAACACAACCCATCTTCCCTTTTCCCCAGGAACATAAATTGACCTCTGCCATCAAAGTAGAGGACAAAAGCTGACAAGTGACAGAAGGCGAGGGGATTACTAGAAAAATAGATTATACCCAAGGCTCTTCTGGGGATCCAAACCCCTGTCCCCAGGCTCCTGGTCAGGGCTCACCAAATGGAGAACTAAAGACATGAAGAGGCTGGAAACTGACACAAGGAACTCCATTGAACAAAGGGGAAAGGAGCCTGGCAGTGAAAAGACCTGGAGGGGTTGGATGGGGTGAGCTTTACTCCTAGTTTGAGTGctggaaaaaaggaagggggagaaaataatttattgggtGATATATAATGGTATGTAGTTTAAACCATGTCGACAATTCTAGAGCTCTCAAGCTAAATTCTGGCCAGTCTATGGAGGTAGAAATTGGGGATGAAGGAGTTCAGAATCCCTCCTACTTCCCCTGGAGAGTAGACCTTTATTACCCAGCTCTACCCTTTTGCCCAACCTGCCTCCCCAAAAAAAGCTTCCAAATCCCTTAGCTAAAATTTGCATCAGAAAATGGAATTGAAATGGGGGCAGACATGAGTCTTGCTCAAGTACCCCAGCCTGGGAACTGACAGGGTTgaagagcaggggcagggaaagggaagTTAAGTAATGGAGTTAAATCTCCGCTCATCCCCTACTCAAACTCAGACCCCTGGgtggacagagggaaggaaaaccaGGCAGCTGTTCTCATCAGGGACCCATGCAGACCTGTTGGACAGACATTGCAGGTGAGAGAAGGCCGAGCTGCAGGCCAGGAGGGTTCTTTAGGCTCctagagggagaagcgggcctggGTCAAAGGGGAGCAGGAAGCAACAAACAGTGGAAGGAGCCTTTGAGCCCCCAAACTTACGGGccaccctccaccaccacccGCCCCCCAAGTGCTAACCAGAGGGGCCCCTGCGGGTGGCAGGCTTATCAAGGGCAGAGCTTGATACGGGTGCCCTTGGAGAGCACCCGAAAGAAAGGGAAGACACGCTCGCCCAGGAAAGCAGCTGAGAAGGTATGCACATGGGCTAGAGTCTCCGCATTGTAGAAGCCCAGGCGCCCAGCCTCATAGTCCAGGTACACGCCAAAGCGCCGTGGTTTCTCACTTGGGCTCAGCAGTGTCTGCTCCGTTGAGCTCTGTGCCTGGTAGCGTTTGCCGTTGGTGCCCACACACCACACTTCCCGCTGGAGCAGGGGCTGTTGGGGTAGGTGCAGCCGGCGGCGGCGATGGTGATGGCGCGAGGAGCTGGCATCCCCACTGCCCACAGAGGACCCCCCAGAGCCCACCTTCTCCTTATGATGGGTCGATTCACGGGCAGCGCCCACCGCCCAACCCCGCCGCCCGCCCACCTCTACCTCCCAGTAGTGCCGGCCAGAGCGGAAGCCTTGGGCCCCCAAGACGCAGCAGTCGGCTGAGAAGCGCTTGGAATGGTCAGCAACCTCCTGCCGCCGCTCTGCCAGGCGGACCCCCCGGCGGTCAGGGGACAGCATCAGAGCCGGGTGAGCCGTGTCAGGGTCCAGCGTCAGGTCCACTTGGGAGAGGGGAGGACAAATATGCCAGGGCTGGAACAACTtgttcccctgccctcccctttgcctccctccctcccagccttccAGGtgtcctcaccccaccccattcTAGAGGCCAAACTTGAGTTCCTATGGGCTCCACTTCTTTCCCCATTGTTTCCAGGACACTGGACAGGTCTAATGCTGGCCCTGGCTCTTCTtgctacccacctccctccccgaCCACCAACACCTACCTGGACTAGGACAAAAGCTACTCTTGGCTTGAAGCCCCAAGCAGCCTACCTGTATCCTGCTCCACCTCAGCCCCAATCGCGCCCCCTGGGACCCACCTACCCCCTCAGAACCCAATCTCTGGTCTGTAAagggaaaggcaaaggaaggtCGTACAGGTGACCTCCCTACCTCGGGCAGCCTGACAGAACATCCGGCTCATTTTCCTCACGATGGCATCTGTCAAGAAGTCATGGCTATGGGGTTGACACGGGTCAGGGGACCAGACCTCTGGGGGCTGCAGCTGTACCTCTTCACACCTGGAGGAAGGGGGACCGGGCAGGGGGTGGGACCATGATATTCCCAGAGGGAAGAGCAAAAgctgaggggaaggagaggagggtcCAGGAGGCAGAAACTCGggtcctggggaaggaaggaaaggagcgGGATATCCAAGAGAGGTAGGGATGGGGAACCAGATGCCACTGGGTCACAGAGGAAAAGGGTGGCAACACACCTATTGAAAGTCTCCTTGATGTCCTGGgaataacagaaacaaaaagagggagagggaaaaagagacaaagagagagtcAGCTGCACAGAGACAGCTCCTTTCTCCCAATCTGATTCCAGCCAGAGAAAGGACTGAACTTGAACAGGGAGTAAGAAAGAGCACCCTCAAGGCCCTCAATAAGCATGTATCTATCTCAGTAATCCCTATGCCTCAGCACACCTAATTCATCTCATCCTGTGCAAGACCAATAACAGAATCTTCAACCCCAGTAAAAGAATTTTCACAACATGACTTGGTCATCTTTTTCAGGATATCGCTGTCAAAAATTCTTTCCTCAACTCTCCTTTAAAACCCTCATTCTACAActgaatcttctttcttttcactggGTATAATCACACGTACACCACATTTGGCATTAACTCTGTCCCCAGCCTCAAAAAACCTTTTGGTCTTAGGTTAAATCATCGTGGGTTCCTCTCAATGAGAAGAGAGGCAGCTCTGAACAGACGTTTGGTAAGCATTGCCTGACAGAGCAAGTACAGGGTTTGGGGGAGACAGGGAGATAAGGAAGGGGGCACTGCTCACCTGGAGCAGCCGCAGGCCCCCCTGCTGGCTCCGCTCCTGGGCCTCCGCCAGCAGGCGGCTCAGCTGGGCAGCCTGCTCCGCCAGGCGGCTAGCCGCTGCTCCTGCACGCCCTAGCTGGGCTTCGTGCATCTCTCGGAGGCGCCGCTCCAACCCTGCCTGCTCTTCAGCCAGAAACCGTGTCAGCCGCCCGAACTCCGAGGCCACAGCTGCCAGCTCTGACTTCATCTGGCTCTGGGATGATGCAAAGGGGATGGTGGATACCACCTCAACACACAGAAACATAAACTTCCAATTTTGCAACTGCTGCCCCTCAATCCAAGGTAATGGAGCCCTACATCCCAAATGGAAAGAggcccctgtccccttccccgCCTCCCAGCCTTACCAGGCCCCACTCCCACACCCCCAGCACAGTGGTCTCAAACTCAACAACTTCTGCCTGTAACTTTATCTCCACCCTGGCTAACTAACTTGATTCATTCTTCAGGTCTAAGCTTAAAAATATTCCCTCCAGATCTAAATCAGGACCACCCCCAAAAATATCACTGTATATCATGGCATTAATCTTAGGTTATGTTTACActgaagtatctttttttttttttttggtgggaggagccatttatttcttttttttttttattcttatgttaatccccatacattacatcattagttttagatgaagtgttccatgattcattgtttgtgcataacacccagtgctccatgcagaacgtgccctcctcaatacccaccaccaggctaacccatcctcccacccccctcccctctagaaccctgtttgtttttcagagtccatcgtctctcatggttcgtctacccctccgatttcccccgcttcattctacACTGAAGCATCTTTTAACATCCTTTTCCACCACTGCATAATCTCTGTTTGCCACAGGGTCCTCAGACCCTGGAAGAGCACCAACCACAGAGTAGGTACTTAGaattttttgaaatgaataaaaattcagGAATCAGGATATGAAGTTAGGGTCTTGACTATACCACTAAAGACCTCAGAAAGTCACCCAATCCTTCTAGATCGGAGTCTAGCAAACTCTTCCTGTAAACAgccaaattatattttacaatttaagaGCCAAGAGGCAAAATCATGGGCATCACTGTGTAGGTACTTCTACATATAATGACAGAAAACTTCTGCCCACTCTTACCCCATTTGCCTGGGCTGGGGAATCCCGATAGTGGGCATGCTTTCCACCCACCAACTAGAGACATTCTTGGGACAAAGAATAACaggccagagagggaaaggaagttCTGACTGACCAAGTGGGTGAAGGAAGTCAGTTTCACCCTCTGCCCCACAGACACTCAGATCTGACATCCTCTCTCTGTAACCGAGGACCCCAGAGCATCTGGCTAGAGGCAAGAGGACTCCATGGCTCCCAGACTCAGATTCCACCACTTAGTGCCTGGCAGTAGCCAGCAGCAGAGTTCCTAATGTGTAGGTGGCAAAGAGTAAGCACAAGCCCTGGGAAGTGGCAAGACCCCTCAACTGGCCAGAGTGGTAGGCGTGGGAGAGATGAGGGAAGAGGTCAGACAAGAAGGATGTCCTGGCTTGGTCTCCAAAGCTCAGTGCCAGGCCATTCTCAGTGCCTGCTGACCTTACAAAAACAGGTacagagttgggggtggggggttgatattatgggaaaaaatatctaaaaatactcCTTGGGGAGGGGTGATCAATCATGAAAAACAGCTGAGAAACACTGGACTAGAAAAGACTAAGTCTCTGCCATGCTAACATTCCTATCGTCCATTAAACACTCTggcccccctctcctgctcaggGCTGCCCTGCCATCTGTCCTGGGAACTGGGGCTCCTCTGATGGCTGTTATGTGGATTTTCCTTGCCCATTTCTGCCCTCTGTGCTATCCGGTGTGGTGGGCACTGGGCCTGGAGTGAGGTGTCTGGGTGGTAAGTCTGCTTTGCAGCCCTGGGCCAGGGACCCAACCTCTCTGCCCCAGGCCTGCTTCCACTCCCATTTTGGAACCTAGGAACGAACACGCCCTCTACCATCTAAAGCCCCTCTCTCTTCAGGATCCTGAGAATGTGTCTACTTCTCTCCCAGGCCTCGGCTGCCCCTCTTCAGGGAATCTAGCCACCACTTTTGAGAGTGGGCAGCCCATTTTCCCTGCCTGATCACAGAGCCAGTCAACCCCATCAAGGACATTGACCCACCTTCAGCTCTGTCACCCGCCTTTCCTCCTTGGCCTTCATCTTCTGCACAGCCTCTAGGTGCTTCCTCAGTGGTTCCACATGCCCCTGCAGTTTGGCCTGAGGGAATGGGAAAGGAAGGTTAGAGGCCTGGGATGGGAGAGGCACCTGCTTTCACCTCCCCCATCTTCCCTGCAGTGCCTGGGGGCCACCTCCCCCATCTTCCCTGCAGTGCACTGGGGCCCAAAGCCTGATCCCCACCACAGGTACCAAATAAACATCatactcccttcctcccctttcttctcttcagaTGATGACAAAGGCCTCCAACAGTCTGCCTGCACTCATGTACAGAAGCCCTGGGTGTGTTCTCTAAAAGTAGGATCCTGAGGACTACAGAGCCCCATACTCGGAGTTGGAGCGGACCTGGCCTGAAGCCCTCACCACACAAAGTCCTTCCACATGAATGTTCCTGCCTATGGTCCCTTCCCCTTCATAAGCAATCTTCCTTGTAACTTTCATCTCTAAATACTTCTGACAATTTTGTGCCTGTGCTAAAGATCCTTCAGTGGTTCTCCACCACCTGCAAAATATGAGGCTCTCATTGCTTCTACATTTCTAGCCTCCTCTCCTACACTTGCCCCTTCTAATACAGACTCTTAGTTTTAGCCACATAAAACTACCTGTCTTTTCCTGAATGTAATTCCATATCTTTatccatgctgttccctctgcctgggattgCCTTTCTCCATTTGGCCCAAGGCATGCTTCCTTTAAAACCCAGCTACCTGACCATGGTCCAGATCCTCCCTGCCTCCAACTTCCTCTGTCACCCCAAGGAACATGAATACAACCTTTACAATACTTCTGAGGCACTGATTTTTAAGTATGCCTCCCCCAGgacacaggggctcctgggggcaggggcccCCCTTAATTTCTATGCCTCtctgtccatttctctcccactcacttactaaatggaaaacaaaaaccgTCTCTTCCTAAGGTTTTAACCTTCACAGCCAATATGCATTTGAGTCTATGTTCCAATCACTTGTAAcagaatctttttctttaaaaggctgTTAGAGACCAAAGATGGGcccaacctgttttttttttcctttttaatgtctCCTACTActtctgcctttctccttccttttccttgagAGATAGTACAGGGCAGAAGAGCTCAAGCCTAGATTCCAATCTAAACCTGAATGGAACCAGATGACCTGATGCGAGCCACATTTCCAGTTTCCTCACCTTACGTGGGAATTGGGAATAACAGAATCTACCTTATGGACAGTATGCTTCATACAGTGTCTGGGATGTACCAAAgatcaataaatgttatctaGTATTCTCTACCTATGTCTAAGCTGCCAGTGACAACCTGATAATGACCCCTGAACTAAAGAGGTTACTGACCCAGAGTACAAAAGGCAGTTGTTGCACAGGGTAAGTGGTTGttgaaaaaattacattaaaaatattacaagCAATCCCTTACATGAAAGTAGTATAAACTAcaaaaaattttgtcttttgatATTACCTTCTTTTCTCCAACTCTATTCAGAATTTATGATGCTTaaatttccatttaatatttttcctaaataacTGACAAAAAATTCATGAGCACAAATCCAAACAGAGTACTATTTAAGAGAAATTATCAAGGACTTCCACCTTTTTAGGagctttatttatatatcatttgtATTATTACCtattcaataaagaaatatttctaaaaaacaaCACTGTTCCAAGCTAGTGCTAGTTAGTGTACATATTTGAAAGGGATAAACTACCTGCCCATAAAATAGCCTGTAAGTTAGAAAAGGAATCACTCAAAttagttttatataataaaacttaTGTATTTACATTTGCTGATCAGTTAATGGCAGATTATTTGCATCTATGTGGCCTCCTCAAACTGCAGAGCCCTACTGGGCTGGCATACAACAGATGTGGCTAACACAAATTAAAATCCAGTTTCAGAAGCTCTTCAGAAGAGTCCTGTaggaggagggtggagaaggGATGGAATGCCCATGAATAGTCCACCCCAAGATTCAGTTAACAAACTGACTGCCCATTGATGGGTACAGTTAACTAGGAGCCAAAAGGAggtaaaaaaaggacaaaatgagaTCACAGCCTCCCCTAACAACACAGGGCCTAAAAAACAGGTGATGTTACCAATGCAGTGATCCCCATGCTACGCTGGGCtttcttaaagatattttgaTATTCTCCCTGTCTCTGACTCAGAATCTCAAGTGGTAGGGCCCACTGTACTTTTGAAAACTCCCCTAGTAACTGGGACAATCACCGTGTGGAAGAAACAGTTACTTGTCATGAGAGGGTATAAGTTTGTCTTAGCTGTACTGCTCATAGCTGAGAAGTTCTAGACTCGTTACTCTAAAATTAGGGTAATGataaaaattatctaaatgaGGTTACTGTGTGACAATGTATGGAAACACAGGTCATAACACAAAGAAGTTCTGCACAGACCACATAAGAGCtaccctttcttcctcctggtcCCACTATCTCAAACCCATCCCAGGAATGCTATTTGTGCTGGCTGTCTCACAGACAAATCTTACTTATATCCCAAAAGAGTGAGGCCAGAAGTAGGGTGCAAAGTATTATCCAAACTAGAATCAGACTCCAAGAAGTCACATGTCAGGAAAGTCAAACTAACAAGACATCTAAATGGCGGTGACACTGTTAACAGTATGCAGGGGCGccggggcaggggaagggggtcaTAACCAAGTCCATCACTTACTAGTAGCTGTGTGGCCCTGTGTATGTTACTTAAAtctgtttcctaatctgtaaaacagggatagaAACCATATCAAACTTAcaggattattttgagttttaaatgaGTCCATGAAgtgcttagtacagtgcctggtgtACATAGTAAGtaaagtgttcagtaaatattaacttttaatcCTGGAGAAATTAAGGTTCCAAGACTTTTAGAGATGCCTGAGTGAATATTCACAAGTGCAGAGCCCGGTCTTCTGATTTAGAagcctctcccttttttctgcaTTCTCAGGAAAGGTACGTTCTAGTCAGTACATTAGACTGATTCAGATCTAACAAAAGTCCGTGAGGAGAAACAAGCCATATCAGGGGGTAGGTGAGAAACCCATTAAAAGGCAAATGCAGAGTATCTGGGTCTGACACTAGTAGTCATTTCTACATTCCTGCTCCTTAAGGCACTTTCTTATTCTTTGAGGCCCCAAGTCCTTCCCAACTCTAGGGGTCTGAGTCAAGGATAGACTGAAGACTCACCCAGAGGAAAATGAGACTGGTGGTAAAGCCTGAGGGGATTGTCACCTGCACTCCTACACTTAGAGACAGTGGAAGTGTGAAACAGCAGTGCTTTCCCTAAGAGATGCAACCCAATGATACGGTATCATATGGGCTTTGCCCAATTTCTTTTGAGGAAGCCAATCTTCCTGGTCTTCTTCACTGGTCCGCTTTGTCTGTACAGGATCCTTCTCAGTCTAACCCACCTTGATGCCAGTAAGTGCTAAGTAAAGGAAAATCAGCTCACCAGTGCATgaagttttggggtggggaggggacatgtTTCCTTTTCCCAGCTCCTCATacttcctctccacccccactaaACTCCCCTCTTCTACTTCTCTCACCTTATACTCCTGCACCACCTCCTCCAATGGCACCACGCTGTGTTGTTTGTGGCTCCTGGATTCTCTGCACACCACACAGATGGCCTCTTCATCCACCTCGCAGAAGAGCTTCAGGGCTTCCTGGTGTTTGGGACAAATGCCCTGCTCGCTCCCACGGCTCCCTCGACCAGGAGTTGGGTGCATCTGCCGAATCACCTGGACCATGTTGGCCAGCTGCAGGTTGGGGCGGAAGCTCCGCCTGGGAAAGCTCTTTCGGCACTGAGGGCAGGTGAAGCACCTCCGAGGGGCTGGAGGCGGGGGCAGTGGGGTGACGGGGTCTagctcctcttcctcatcctcctccagtacttcctcctcgtcctcctcatcctcccctcTCAGGTCCTCCTCCATGTCCCCCAAGTAGTAGTCCAAAtcttcctcctcgtcctcctcctcccacacGTAGTCCATGTTGTCCCAGTTGGACCCTCCCATGCCACTGGTCCAGAACacaccctcctcttcctcctcgaCCTCCTCCTCCATGTCGCCCTCATAGTCTTCATCCCGCATGGGGgtgtcccaccccccaccagctcccacagcctccacttcctcctcctctccgtcctcctcttcctcctcccggTCCAACTCGTCTCTGTCGTCctcatcctcccctccccacaactGGGTTACACACACTCGGCAGAAGTTGTGCCCGCAGCCGATGGACACGGGGTCCGTGAAGTAATCGAGGCAGATGGCGCACACCGCCTCCTCCTGAAGGGTCTGCACAGGGTTGGGTGCCATGGCAACGGCAGCCATCTTAGTGTCCAGTCAGCCAGTGTaggtgggcggtgggggggcggggggcgggggtcctCCCTCTCAGACGCCCTGACGacccggccccacccccaccccgcctctcCACACCTTGCCTCAAGCGCAGGCAGAGGAAGGTCCTCCCGACAACCCACCCCTCCACACAGAGTTCCCTACTCCTAGACGACAACCGTGTCTCTGCGAGGGGAGGGGACAAAGCTGAGCGCTACAGCCAAGTCCCTCAGGTGGCCCTGAGTGCAAATCTGTCCCAACGCTCCCTTGGCCTCCTCATAAACCCCCGCCCCTCCTCACTTCCTGGCTCCGCCCCCTCACTTCCGGCCTTCCTTCCAACACTTCCGGTATCTGCGAATTTCCTAAGCTCGCGAGTTCCCTCCGCCGTAGCGCTACGCCCCCTTCTTTCCTCCCGGGCCCCTGGGCGACAGGAAACGGCGAGGAGACGCTCTAGCAGGCACACGGGAACAGGGCGTGAGGGCTAGAACGAAGGAGGCCCACGTCTCTGTAATACGAAAGAGCAGGGAACGCGGACGACCCGGAAGAACCGgcctcccccatcccccgccacTGGGGATAAACTTCGGGGGACGGTGGAAGCGCTTAGCGGCCGTCCGCTCTCGGTGCTGTGACCGCGTCGGCCCGGCGCCATCCTACTAACCGAGCAATGAGGACTGCACCAGGGACTCCGGACGGCCGATGCCGGAAGCGGAGGGGCGGGTCCCGGTGAGCGTCCTCAAGTACTTCCGGCCCTTCTAGGCCGAGGACTTTGTTGTTTGGGAACTCAAGAGTTCTAGGAGACCTTGCCAATCATCCCCACTATAGTTGGCATTTCCACACGCATTTGAGAAACTGCCGTCTGGTCACTGTCGTATCGTTTAGATGAACTTTTCTAACGGCCCATCAGTAAAGGAATAGTGAAATCATTACGTGAACATTCACACAGTGGAACATTATCACGTTCTTTAGCTGTAAAAAGGGAATCCTTTTCAAGATGTATTGTGAGGTGAGAAAAGCGAGGTGCTGAAAAATGTAGACTGTACTACCATCTGTAAAAAAGGGGGGTGTTAGATGTATTTGATAACTTTGTCGTCCTGTATTTACTCATATAAAATAAGGGTAATAGTCCCTATCAGAGGGTTTTGTGAAATTAGAGTTAATATAATTTCAAAGCGATTAGTATgttgcttagcacatagtaactGAGTTCAGTGCCGTCGGTTCATTCAACACCTTCTGAGCTGGGCACCACGCACGCTACGTGCCCAAACTACTACGTCGAGGTCTGTATGCACGAGTCCCAGTCTAAGGGCAGGGGCTCAAACTGGGTTTGTGGTATTCATTTTACTTGAGAGAATCCCATCCAGGCTGTAGAACTATAGATGCCGCTTTGGTACGCAGCGCATCTCTGTCAAATTATTTTGGCGATAGAAATAATACCTGAGGCTTTTgaaaattttctcctttaattaaaaaagaagggaaaacctGCAGGGGCAGTTACAGGAACGTAATTCATGTGCAGAATTGCCCGTGAGTGCCGGCCGCTGCGGGATGCCAGGGCTGCGTACGCAGAACTAACCCTGTTCAGGAGGCGCTTTCGCGCCAGTGGGGAAACTCCCAGTGGACGCCTGCGTCCTCAGAAGGGTGGCCGAACACGCCAAAACCAGTAATCCTCGTGGGTGAACAACCATACGAGGCCATGCCAAGAGAAGTGTGGCCACCAGACCAGAACACAGCTCAGCCGCCAGCGCAGGGAACGTCCGCCGCTTGGAACTGTGGCTTAGCTCAACCCAGTCATTCCCCGCCCTGCGTAGCTTCAAGGTGGTGTTGGTCAAAA from Neomonachus schauinslandi chromosome 7, ASM220157v2, whole genome shotgun sequence includes the following:
- the TRIM41 gene encoding E3 ubiquitin-protein ligase TRIM41 isoform X6 is translated as MAAVAMAPNPVQTLQEEAVCAICLDYFTDPVSIGCGHNFCRVCVTQLWGGEDEDDRDELDREEEEEDGEEEEVEAVGAGGGWDTPMRDEDYEGDMEEEVEEEEEGVFWTSGMGGSNWDNMDYVWEEEDEEEDLDYYLGDMEEDLRGEDEEDEEEVLEEDEEEELDPVTPLPPPPAPRRCFTCPQCRKSFPRRSFRPNLQLANMVQVIRQMHPTPGRGSRGSEQGICPKHQEALKLFCEVDEEAICVVCRESRSHKQHSVVPLEEVVQEYKAKLQGHVEPLRKHLEAVQKMKAKEERRVTELKSQMKSELAAVASEFGRLTRFLAEEQAGLERRLREMHEAQLGRAGAAASRLAEQAAQLSRLLAEAQERSQQGGLRLLQMPS